The genomic region GCCCACAGCTTCGCCTGCTGCTGGGTCAGACCGCTGCCAGCTCGCGCTCCTCCTCGGTCCGCGGCGTCCGGGCGGCCGGCAGCTTGTTCGGCCACCAGGCCTTCCGGCCGAGCAGGACCAGGATCGACGGCAGGATCACGATCCGGACCAGGGTCGCGTCGATCAGCACCGCGACCGCCAGGCCGATGCCCATCTGCTTCATCTCCATCATGCCGAGCGTGGCGAAGACCGCGAACACCGAGACCATCACCGCCGCCGCGCTGGTCACCACGCCGGCCGACTCGGTGATGCCCTTGCGGACCGCCTCCCGCGGGCTGAGCCCCTCCTGCACGGCCTCGCGGATCCGGCCGAGCACGAAGACGTGGTAGTCCATCGACAACCCGACCAGGATCACGAACAGGAACAGCGGGATCCACGAGACGATGAACCCCGGCGAGGTGAAGTCCAGCAGTCCCTCGGCCCAGGTGTTCTGGAAGACCAGCGTCAGCGCGCCGAAGCAGGCACCGACCGAGGCGAGGTTGAGCAGCGTGGTGACCAGCGCGATCGCGACGCTGCGGAAGGTGAAGGCCATCATCACCAGCGTCAGCCCGAGCACGAACGCGATCACGTACGGCAGCTTGTCGCGCTGGTTCTGCCCGGAGTCGACGCCCTCCGCGTTCTCGCCGCCGACGGCCCAGGTGGTCCCGGACGCCGTGGCGAAGGCGCTCGGCACCAGCGACCCGCGCAGCTGCTCGAGCGCGACCCGGGCGTCCTCGTTGGTGTCCGGCCGGACCGACACCAAGGTGAGCACCGCGGTGTCACCCGCGGTCCGGATCTGCTGTCCCGGCGGGGCCACGAACTGCCCGCTGCCGACGGCCGCCTGCTGCAGCTCGGTCAGCGCCGCCACCGGCGGCTTGCCGCCGTCGGTCCGCCCCACCACCTCGTACGCCATGCCCTGCGACGGGAAGTTCGCCTGCAGCTGCTGCATCGTCTTCACCTCGGGAATGCTCTGCGGCAGCGTGTTCAGACCACCGGGTTCGGTCTTCATGCCGAGCGCCGGTACGGCGAGCGCGATCACCGCGACGGCGGAGATCAGCAGCGCGGCCTTGGGGAAGCGCAGCACCGGAGCGAGCAGCCGGCGGCTGATGCCGCCCGGACCGATCCGCCGGTTGAGCCGCCACAGCAGCGGGACGCGCGGGCGGTCGACCCGGTGGCCCAGCTTCGCCAGCAGGGCCGGCAGCACGGTCAGCGAGCCGAGCACCGCGACCGCGACGACCACGATCGTTGCCGTCGCCATCGACGAGAAGACCGGGTCCTGCGCAACGTACA from Kribbella flavida DSM 17836 harbors:
- a CDS encoding MMPL family transporter, whose translation is MSRRSMTVHVARWSATHPWRAIGLWLLLVGVAVGLMIAVPTQKTKAADTWIGQSGQAAELIQQAGLENKPGETVLVTDPDGPLDRRAATTALAQLKQKMTALDAVDNVGDAVWAENGKAVLLPIELKGSDDDAADNVDKLVAATAEVQQAHQGLAIQQTGSQSLDAGIWKQVGSDLARAEKLSLPITFGLMLLAFGALIAAGIPVLLAFSAVGAALGFYAPLSYLFPDGGSVANVVLLIGMAVGVDYSLFYLKREREERRRGHGTVDAVEIAAATSGHSVVVSGVAVIVSMAGLYVAQDPVFSSMATATIVVVAVAVLGSLTVLPALLAKLGHRVDRPRVPLLWRLNRRIGPGGISRRLLAPVLRFPKAALLISAVAVIALAVPALGMKTEPGGLNTLPQSIPEVKTMQQLQANFPSQGMAYEVVGRTDGGKPPVAALTELQQAAVGSGQFVAPPGQQIRTAGDTAVLTLVSVRPDTNEDARVALEQLRGSLVPSAFATASGTTWAVGGENAEGVDSGQNQRDKLPYVIAFVLGLTLVMMAFTFRSVAIALVTTLLNLASVGACFGALTLVFQNTWAEGLLDFTSPGFIVSWIPLFLFVILVGLSMDYHVFVLGRIREAVQEGLSPREAVRKGITESAGVVTSAAAVMVSVFAVFATLGMMEMKQMGIGLAVAVLIDATLVRIVILPSILVLLGRKAWWPNKLPAARTPRTEEERELAAV